One genomic segment of Elusimicrobiota bacterium includes these proteins:
- a CDS encoding Methylmalonyl-CoA carboxyltransferase 5S subunit: MKQVLINNTVLRDGQQSLAATRMKTSQMVPAAADLDALGFAGLETWGGATIDSCLRFLQENPFDRIRTLKKEAPQTPQIMLLRGQNIVQYASFPDDVVQTFVRCTAEAGMDIFRVFDALNDLRNMGVAIDAVKKSGKHARGEICYTISPVHTVDAFVDMAIQLEAMGCDSLGIKDMAGILAPQVAYNLVKKLKEKIKIPVVMHCHDTAGLAAQSYLAGIEAGADTIETSIAPFANGTAQPDTLRMLVMLEGHPRCPDFDRDRLARLRTHFEKVYKELGEFTSPANERIDCDALTCQVPGGMLSNFRTQLKEQNMMDKFDLVMQEVPYVRQCLGWVPLVTPTSQIVGTQAMLNVKFGRWKVISQPAMDVALGQYGRTPGRIDPDVLKEVERQSGKKSIEGRPADLLSPGMNKWRAEIKAKGLPVSDEVAVLYAMFPQQVEALLKPVPPPVQVPPNAKHFSMTINGNKHEVLVEEILN; the protein is encoded by the coding sequence ATGAAACAGGTTCTGATTAATAACACGGTTTTGCGAGACGGCCAGCAATCCTTGGCCGCTACGCGCATGAAAACCTCTCAGATGGTGCCGGCCGCCGCGGATTTGGATGCGTTGGGATTTGCCGGCCTTGAAACTTGGGGCGGCGCGACCATTGATTCGTGTCTCCGTTTTTTACAGGAAAATCCTTTTGACCGCATACGAACTTTGAAAAAGGAGGCGCCACAGACCCCCCAAATAATGTTGTTGCGCGGCCAAAACATTGTCCAATACGCCAGTTTCCCTGATGATGTGGTGCAAACATTTGTTCGCTGCACCGCCGAGGCTGGGATGGATATATTCCGTGTGTTCGACGCGTTAAACGACCTTCGAAACATGGGAGTGGCGATCGATGCTGTCAAAAAATCCGGCAAGCACGCTCGAGGCGAGATCTGTTACACCATTAGCCCCGTCCATACCGTAGATGCCTTTGTTGATATGGCCATTCAGCTGGAAGCGATGGGTTGCGATTCGCTGGGCATTAAAGACATGGCCGGAATATTGGCGCCGCAGGTGGCCTACAATCTCGTTAAAAAATTGAAAGAGAAAATAAAAATACCGGTGGTGATGCATTGTCATGACACGGCGGGTCTGGCCGCGCAATCCTACTTGGCCGGGATTGAAGCCGGCGCGGACACCATTGAAACATCCATCGCGCCCTTTGCCAATGGAACGGCCCAGCCGGACACACTTCGGATGCTGGTCATGCTGGAGGGTCATCCCCGATGCCCGGATTTCGACCGGGACCGTTTGGCGCGCTTAAGGACACATTTTGAAAAGGTTTATAAGGAACTGGGCGAATTCACGAGTCCGGCCAATGAACGCATCGATTGTGACGCGCTGACCTGCCAGGTTCCCGGCGGTATGTTGAGTAATTTTCGCACCCAGCTTAAAGAGCAAAACATGATGGACAAATTTGACCTGGTGATGCAGGAAGTTCCCTACGTCCGCCAATGTTTGGGTTGGGTGCCTCTGGTGACCCCCACCTCTCAAATCGTCGGAACGCAAGCGATGCTCAACGTGAAGTTCGGCCGCTGGAAGGTCATTTCCCAACCCGCGATGGATGTGGCGTTGGGGCAGTATGGCCGCACGCCCGGGAGGATTGACCCAGACGTTCTTAAAGAGGTTGAGCGGCAATCCGGGAAAAAATCAATCGAAGGACGGCCGGCCGATCTATTGTCTCCCGGTATGAACAAGTGGCGCGCGGAGATAAAGGCCAAAGGTTTGCCTGTCAGCGATGAAGTGGCGGTTCTCTACGCCATGTTCCCGCAGCAGGTGGAAGCGCTGTTAAAACCGGTTCCGCCACCTGTTCAGGTCCCGCCCAACGCCAAACATTTTTCCATGACCATCAATGGAAATAAGCACGAGGTGTTGGTAGAGGAGATTTTGAATTAA
- the scpA_2 gene encoding Methylmalonyl-CoA mutase, with protein sequence MNSHNVSMSDFDPVSYETWRALVEKDLKGVSFEKKLVSSTFEGIPLKPLYTASDLEGITTLQSFPGFPPYIRGGRASGYTEKGWEISQEMDFSSAAEFNEAARNSVERGLTALNVVLDKATRNGHDPDWAEPGEVGVGGLSIATIEDLDRALAGIDLSKTSLFIRSGSSAMPIAALLMALVRRRGQNPENLRGCIEMDPLGVISHEGGLPQSLEGSYREMSVLTRWAQEKSPKLQTICVHTRAWHESGGHAVQELAFGLATGVEYLRAMMDHHLPINDVAPRLRFAMTVGNQFFMEISKLRALRMLWSQVVSTLGGDESAQRLHIHARTSHRNKTVYDPTVNLLRGTVEAFAAVLSGVDSLQVGAFDETFRTPDDFSRRLARNTQLILEKESNLTPFIDPAGGSFYLEKLSHQLAHASWELFQKVEAIGGMTQALRKGFVQDEIEKVQKERCQAVATRKSVIVGTTKYANPQEKKSSQMKGDSAAFQLKRRQQIISYRTQSEDIANQAVLQQLEHIVESQDQAVFEACVAAIEKGATLGEVTRSIRISDTPLKSIRSVKLERSAQPFERLRDAVESIGEKRSQPLTVFLATMGPASQHRARADFSRDFFEVAGFKVIYPKGFETPEKALAAAAEAKSSIVVICSTDETYPHLVPPLVEGLKNRVPGVRVVLAGYPAEQVEGFKKLGVDEFIHLKANALDVLSRLVELEERKS encoded by the coding sequence ATGAATTCTCACAATGTTTCCATGAGTGACTTTGATCCTGTTTCTTACGAAACGTGGCGCGCTTTGGTTGAGAAGGATCTTAAGGGCGTGTCTTTTGAAAAAAAGCTTGTCTCCTCCACTTTTGAAGGAATTCCACTTAAGCCTCTTTATACCGCCTCCGACTTGGAGGGAATAACAACCCTTCAATCCTTTCCCGGGTTTCCGCCCTATATTAGGGGTGGGCGAGCCTCCGGATATACGGAAAAGGGGTGGGAGATATCGCAGGAGATGGATTTTTCCAGCGCCGCGGAATTCAATGAAGCCGCGCGGAATTCCGTTGAACGCGGTCTCACGGCTCTCAATGTCGTGTTGGACAAAGCGACACGAAATGGCCACGATCCCGATTGGGCGGAACCCGGCGAGGTGGGAGTGGGCGGTCTTTCCATCGCAACCATCGAGGATTTGGATCGGGCGTTGGCGGGAATCGATTTATCCAAGACCTCTCTTTTTATCCGATCCGGTTCTTCGGCAATGCCCATTGCGGCGCTGTTGATGGCGTTGGTTCGCCGTCGGGGACAAAATCCGGAAAACCTCCGCGGATGTATCGAGATGGACCCGTTGGGCGTCATTTCGCATGAGGGGGGATTGCCACAATCGTTGGAAGGATCTTACCGCGAAATGAGCGTGCTCACGCGCTGGGCGCAAGAAAAATCGCCGAAGCTTCAAACCATATGCGTTCACACCCGCGCTTGGCATGAAAGTGGCGGCCATGCCGTTCAAGAGCTGGCGTTTGGTTTGGCCACCGGCGTTGAATATCTGCGCGCTATGATGGACCATCATCTCCCGATCAATGACGTGGCTCCGCGACTTCGGTTCGCCATGACGGTGGGGAACCAGTTTTTTATGGAAATTTCGAAACTGCGCGCGCTTCGCATGTTGTGGAGCCAGGTGGTTTCAACGTTGGGAGGCGATGAAAGCGCGCAGCGCCTCCATATTCATGCCCGGACCTCGCATCGAAATAAAACGGTTTATGACCCCACCGTGAACTTATTGAGAGGAACGGTCGAAGCCTTCGCGGCTGTCTTGAGTGGGGTCGACAGCCTTCAAGTCGGGGCCTTTGATGAAACGTTTCGAACGCCGGACGATTTTTCAAGGCGTCTGGCTCGTAACACCCAACTTATCTTGGAGAAAGAATCGAATTTGACTCCCTTCATAGATCCTGCGGGAGGCTCTTTCTATCTTGAAAAACTTTCCCATCAGTTGGCTCACGCGTCCTGGGAATTGTTTCAGAAAGTGGAGGCGATCGGCGGCATGACGCAAGCCCTGCGGAAGGGTTTTGTCCAAGATGAAATCGAAAAGGTTCAGAAAGAACGGTGCCAAGCCGTCGCGACGCGAAAATCCGTCATCGTTGGAACAACAAAATACGCCAACCCCCAAGAAAAAAAATCATCTCAAATGAAAGGTGACAGCGCGGCATTTCAGCTCAAACGTCGCCAACAGATTATCTCCTACCGGACGCAATCCGAAGACATTGCCAATCAGGCGGTGCTCCAACAGTTGGAGCATATTGTCGAGTCGCAGGATCAGGCGGTTTTTGAGGCCTGTGTGGCGGCCATTGAAAAAGGGGCCACGCTCGGAGAAGTAACGCGTTCCATTCGCATCAGTGACACACCGCTCAAATCGATCCGTTCGGTGAAACTGGAACGTTCGGCCCAACCCTTTGAAAGGTTGAGAGACGCGGTTGAATCGATCGGAGAAAAAAGATCTCAACCGCTGACGGTTTTTTTGGCGACCATGGGGCCTGCTTCTCAGCATCGGGCGCGCGCCGACTTTTCGAGGGACTTTTTTGAGGTGGCCGGATTCAAAGTCATTTACCCCAAAGGATTTGAGACCCCCGAGAAGGCCCTTGCGGCCGCCGCGGAGGCGAAGTCTTCAATTGTGGTGATATGCTCAACCGATGAAACCTATCCGCACCTGGTTCCGCCGCTGGTCGAGGGACTTAAAAATAGAGTTCCGGGTGTTCGCGTCGTGCTGGCGGGCTATCCCGCCGAACAAGTGGAGGGTTTTAAAAAACTGGGAGTGGACGAATTCATTCACCTGAAAGCAAACGCACTCGATGTTTTAAGTCGGTTGGTTGAACTGGAGGAGAGAAAGTCATGA
- the hppA1 gene encoding putative K(+)-stimulated pyrophosphate-energized sodium pump, with amino-acid sequence MNHDLPVYFLIAPLSSLMALGFAFYFYWRMTQAEEGTEKMKEIARYVREGAHAYLQKQYQVVGIVFMVLFALFSILAWAGVQNVFVPIAFLTGGFFSGLCGFLGMKTATMASNRTAWGAKMSLNRGLQVAFRSGAVMGLVVVGFGLFDISLWYTLLDFIYENNWFGLGQQLITHAGLIGPWSPELMRTAEVGHAKLVEMTTVMITFGMGASTQALFARVGGGIFTKAADVGADLVGKVEAGIPEDDPRNPAVIADNVGDNVGDVAGMGADLYESYCGSILATAALGAALAPKEGTTLLAYIMAPLLIAGIGNILSLIGIFVVRCKEEDGQKELLAALGRGVWVSSILIVMTSAVLCRVLNLGWGIFGAVVMGLGAGIVIGRSTEYYTSDGFSPTKSVSDQARMGPATTIIEGLAVGMNSTAIPVLAVVVAILASYGFAGGFSSPSYGLYGISIAAVGMLSTLGITLATDAYGPIADNAGGNAEMSGLGPDVRARTDTLDMLGNTTAATGKGFAVASAALTALALLAAYLEEIKLWIGRFANENGGFFVVKGSGYAFSVPGSPDSVDGAILIPLLQSQMSDFVKAYDLTIMNPMLLSGLFIGVMGSFYFSGLTMKAVGCAAGRMVEEVRQQFKDHPGIMKGTEKPDYARCVAISTGGAQREMIAPALLALGIPLATGLLLGIPGVIGLLTGGMGGGFVIAIMMNNAGGSWDNSKKFIEKGHFGGKGSAAHKAAVVGDTVGDPFKDTSGPSLNILIKLMAMVAIVTSGVIVAYGNLFQRLFF; translated from the coding sequence ATGAACCATGATTTACCTGTTTATTTTCTCATTGCGCCGCTTTCTTCTCTGATGGCACTTGGTTTCGCGTTTTATTTTTACTGGCGGATGACCCAAGCGGAAGAGGGCACGGAAAAAATGAAAGAAATAGCCCGCTACGTCCGTGAAGGAGCCCACGCCTACTTGCAAAAACAGTACCAGGTGGTCGGGATTGTTTTTATGGTGCTGTTCGCGCTGTTTTCAATTCTGGCTTGGGCCGGTGTTCAAAATGTGTTTGTTCCGATCGCATTTTTAACCGGGGGGTTCTTTTCGGGCTTGTGCGGATTTTTGGGAATGAAAACCGCGACCATGGCGTCCAACCGGACGGCGTGGGGCGCGAAGATGTCACTCAACAGAGGTCTCCAAGTGGCTTTTCGGTCAGGCGCGGTCATGGGGTTGGTCGTGGTTGGTTTTGGTCTTTTTGACATTTCGTTGTGGTATACCCTGCTCGACTTCATATACGAAAACAATTGGTTTGGTTTGGGGCAGCAATTGATTACGCACGCCGGTCTCATAGGGCCCTGGTCGCCGGAATTGATGCGAACCGCTGAAGTGGGCCACGCAAAACTCGTTGAGATGACAACGGTGATGATCACCTTTGGAATGGGGGCCAGCACCCAAGCTCTATTCGCCCGTGTGGGAGGAGGGATTTTTACCAAAGCCGCGGATGTGGGTGCGGACTTGGTGGGGAAGGTGGAAGCGGGAATTCCGGAAGATGATCCTCGCAACCCGGCCGTGATTGCCGATAACGTTGGAGACAATGTGGGAGATGTCGCCGGAATGGGCGCGGACCTGTATGAATCTTATTGCGGATCCATTTTGGCGACGGCGGCTCTCGGCGCCGCGCTGGCGCCAAAAGAGGGGACAACCTTATTGGCGTATATCATGGCGCCTCTTCTCATCGCGGGCATTGGAAATATTCTTTCCTTGATTGGAATTTTTGTGGTTCGTTGCAAAGAAGAAGATGGGCAAAAAGAACTGTTGGCGGCTTTGGGTCGCGGCGTTTGGGTCTCGTCGATTCTTATTGTTATGACCTCCGCTGTTCTTTGTCGCGTTCTTAACTTGGGGTGGGGGATATTTGGCGCGGTGGTCATGGGTTTGGGGGCGGGTATTGTCATCGGTCGATCAACTGAATATTACACCTCGGATGGGTTTTCACCGACCAAAAGCGTTTCGGATCAGGCGCGTATGGGGCCGGCCACAACGATTATCGAGGGCCTGGCGGTGGGAATGAATTCGACGGCGATTCCGGTCCTGGCGGTGGTGGTGGCCATCCTAGCCTCCTATGGGTTTGCGGGTGGATTTTCAAGTCCGAGTTATGGACTCTATGGAATTTCCATAGCGGCGGTGGGAATGCTTTCGACTTTGGGCATTACACTGGCCACCGACGCGTACGGCCCAATTGCTGATAACGCGGGCGGAAATGCGGAGATGTCGGGCCTTGGGCCGGATGTTCGGGCGCGCACGGATACGTTGGACATGTTGGGCAACACCACGGCTGCGACGGGGAAAGGGTTTGCTGTGGCCTCCGCGGCCCTCACCGCGCTGGCTCTTTTGGCCGCTTATCTGGAGGAGATTAAACTTTGGATTGGGCGGTTCGCCAACGAGAACGGAGGATTCTTTGTCGTCAAGGGTTCGGGCTACGCTTTTTCGGTCCCGGGATCGCCGGATTCTGTTGATGGTGCCATCCTCATTCCATTGCTCCAGAGTCAAATGTCGGATTTCGTAAAAGCCTACGATCTAACGATCATGAATCCCATGCTCCTGAGCGGCCTTTTCATAGGCGTGATGGGCAGTTTTTATTTCAGCGGCCTCACCATGAAAGCGGTCGGTTGCGCGGCCGGCCGAATGGTCGAGGAAGTTCGCCAGCAATTTAAGGATCATCCCGGCATCATGAAAGGAACCGAAAAACCGGATTATGCCCGCTGCGTGGCCATCTCCACCGGGGGGGCCCAACGAGAAATGATTGCTCCTGCGCTCCTCGCGTTGGGGATTCCGCTGGCCACCGGACTACTTTTGGGAATTCCAGGGGTTATCGGACTTCTTACGGGGGGGATGGGGGGAGGATTTGTCATCGCCATTATGATGAACAACGCGGGCGGATCCTGGGACAATTCGAAAAAATTTATTGAGAAAGGGCATTTCGGCGGAAAAGGGTCGGCGGCGCACAAGGCGGCCGTGGTCGGGGACACCGTGGGAGATCCGTTTAAAGACACCTCCGGCCCGTCACTCAACATTTTGATCAAACTCATGGCGATGGTGGCGATCGTGACCTCAGGGGTCATCGTCGCGTATGGGAATCTATTCCAGAGGCTCTTTTTCTAG
- the cmpR gene encoding HTH-type transcriptional activator CmpR produces the protein MKGAHLSLEYLKTFRNLAKTHSFRKAAALSFLTQSAISQQLAYLERHFGKKLIEREKGQFILTPEGFLLLEAANSILQTEQNVREAMKKLPNEINGSVQMESAYSVGLHLLPPLLRTFMKNHPKITLNLEYVHSDRILADLLAGNCDMGIIILPPNEPDKFDIHPFIKEKLMYICSPYHPNAKKKSVSIKDLNQAPFVTFNKNLQTRQLIDGIFYKQGVSVNVIHEGENIETLKRVVEVGGGVSILPEATVLLEVKNKTLRSLPLAEGPFYREAGIAIKRGRQLSRAEQTVLHWFLSKK, from the coding sequence ATGAAAGGCGCGCATCTCTCTCTTGAATATTTAAAAACGTTCCGCAATTTGGCGAAGACCCACAGTTTTCGCAAGGCGGCCGCGCTCAGTTTTCTGACCCAATCGGCGATCAGCCAACAACTGGCTTACCTGGAGAGACATTTTGGGAAGAAGCTCATTGAACGTGAAAAAGGGCAGTTCATTCTCACGCCAGAAGGGTTCCTTTTATTGGAAGCGGCCAATTCCATTTTGCAAACGGAACAAAATGTGCGGGAAGCGATGAAAAAGCTGCCGAACGAAATCAATGGCTCCGTTCAAATGGAATCCGCCTACAGCGTGGGGCTTCACCTGTTGCCGCCTCTCCTGAGAACTTTTATGAAGAATCACCCCAAGATAACGCTGAATTTGGAATACGTTCATTCCGACCGAATTTTGGCCGACCTTCTCGCGGGAAACTGTGACATGGGCATCATCATTCTGCCTCCCAACGAACCCGACAAGTTTGACATCCATCCCTTTATCAAAGAGAAGCTGATGTACATTTGTTCGCCGTACCATCCCAACGCCAAGAAAAAAAGCGTATCCATAAAAGATTTGAATCAGGCTCCGTTCGTCACCTTCAATAAAAATCTGCAGACGCGCCAATTAATCGACGGAATATTCTACAAACAGGGCGTTTCCGTTAATGTCATTCATGAGGGAGAAAACATCGAGACATTAAAACGCGTGGTGGAGGTAGGCGGCGGTGTTTCTATTTTACCGGAGGCGACCGTTTTGCTGGAGGTCAAAAACAAAACTTTGAGGAGCCTTCCCCTAGCCGAGGGGCCCTTTTACCGCGAAGCCGGAATAGCGATCAAACGAGGCAGACAATTGTCGCGCGCGGAACAAACGGTGCTGCATTGGTTTCTCAGCAAAAAATAG